The proteins below are encoded in one region of Ammoniphilus sp. CFH 90114:
- a CDS encoding enoyl-CoA hydratase/isomerase family protein, translating to MLKENHILTEIHRGVGWITLNRPRALNALSYEMVTELEQIFMNWKDDDQVSLIYLEGAGERGLCAGGDIRSLYDRRDADIIPFATPYFQSEYRMDYLIHHYPKPVIAIMDGYVMGGGVGISNGASLRMVTEKTKWAMPEMNIGFFPDVGASYFLSQMPGSFGTYLALTAETITAADVLFLGAADYYVQSERLADLKQAVQQEDWTTVDSLEQGLDRLVKRFSESSPLSSTLKQAQDKVNHHFSLGTIEAILQSLKQAAKLGDTWAEEKARTLEEKSPTSLKIALEQIKRGRTLSLGECFQMEINLGMNFMVSDDFHEGVRAVVVDKDRRPRWNPPTLEEVSEEDVLRYFHYDWGKEGNPLKMLK from the coding sequence ATGCTCAAGGAAAACCATATCTTAACCGAAATTCACAGGGGCGTCGGTTGGATTACCCTCAACCGGCCTCGTGCCTTGAATGCTTTATCCTATGAGATGGTAACGGAGCTTGAACAGATCTTTATGAATTGGAAGGATGATGATCAAGTATCGCTGATCTACCTCGAAGGGGCAGGGGAGAGAGGACTCTGTGCAGGTGGAGACATTCGATCCCTTTATGATAGGAGAGACGCCGATATTATCCCGTTCGCCACTCCTTATTTTCAGAGTGAGTACCGGATGGACTATCTGATCCATCACTATCCCAAGCCCGTTATAGCCATCATGGATGGCTATGTCATGGGTGGCGGAGTAGGCATCTCGAATGGAGCCTCCTTGCGTATGGTTACAGAAAAAACGAAGTGGGCCATGCCTGAGATGAACATTGGTTTCTTTCCAGATGTCGGGGCGAGTTACTTCTTAAGTCAGATGCCTGGGTCATTCGGCACCTATCTCGCTTTAACGGCCGAAACGATTACCGCAGCTGATGTCCTCTTCCTTGGTGCAGCCGATTACTACGTGCAGAGCGAGCGTCTAGCAGACCTCAAGCAAGCGGTTCAACAAGAGGATTGGACAACCGTAGATTCTCTAGAGCAAGGGCTAGATAGGCTCGTGAAGAGATTTTCAGAGTCCTCTCCTTTATCCTCAACGCTTAAGCAGGCTCAGGACAAAGTGAATCATCATTTTTCCCTTGGAACGATAGAAGCTATTCTACAATCTCTCAAGCAAGCCGCGAAGCTTGGAGACACATGGGCGGAGGAGAAAGCAAGAACCTTAGAGGAGAAATCTCCCACTTCTCTTAAAATTGCCTTAGAACAAATAAAGCGCGGACGGACCCTCTCCTTAGGGGAGTGCTTCCAAATGGAAATTAATCTTGGTATGAACTTCATGGTCAGTGACGATTTCCACGAAGGGGTACGAGCCGTTGTCGTTGACAAAGACCGCAGGCCTCGCTGGAACCCACCAACATTAGAAGAGGTAAGCGAGGAAGACGTTCTTCGCTATTTCCACTATGATTGGGGGAAAGAAGGCAACCCTTTGAAGATGTTAAAGTAG
- a CDS encoding DMT family transporter: protein MKAEKFFTHPLGIILAASGATFLWGSSFPFIKLSYAELDIGQGETFEQILFAGYRFILASLLILLFMRFIGRSARLKKSTIPQLTRVGLFQTLLQYLFFYVGLSYSTGIQGSIIAGTTSFFQIIIAHFLYQNDHLNWRKVTGLIIGFSGVVMVSLTKGSYHFSFGIGEICLLIAMFCGAMGNILAKNEAARLDILYMTSYQMLLGGIGLTLAGGIVAGFLPFPITGFAVLVLLYLSFLSAAAFVLWNNVMKYNKVGHISMYLFLIPVFGVTLSAAILGEPLHELVLLALALVVAGIVIVNRPHAEKTVKLKREARS from the coding sequence TTGAAAGCAGAAAAATTTTTTACCCATCCGTTAGGAATTATCCTTGCTGCCAGTGGAGCCACTTTTCTCTGGGGGAGCTCGTTTCCTTTTATTAAGTTGAGCTATGCCGAGCTTGACATTGGGCAGGGAGAAACCTTTGAGCAGATCTTATTTGCTGGCTATCGATTTATCTTGGCTTCCCTTCTTATCCTTCTCTTTATGCGCTTCATAGGAAGGTCAGCTCGTTTAAAGAAGTCTACTATTCCACAATTAACAAGAGTAGGGTTATTTCAAACTCTCCTGCAGTACCTGTTCTTTTATGTTGGATTAAGCTATAGCACAGGAATTCAGGGGTCTATTATCGCAGGAACGACTTCTTTTTTCCAGATCATCATCGCTCACTTTCTCTATCAGAATGACCACTTAAACTGGCGAAAGGTCACAGGGCTTATTATTGGCTTCTCCGGTGTAGTCATGGTTAGTTTGACGAAAGGAAGCTATCATTTTAGCTTTGGTATAGGAGAAATCTGTTTACTCATTGCCATGTTTTGCGGGGCTATGGGGAACATCCTTGCCAAGAATGAGGCCGCTCGTCTAGATATTCTTTATATGACCTCCTATCAGATGCTGCTTGGAGGGATCGGTTTAACTCTTGCAGGTGGGATTGTGGCAGGCTTTCTGCCTTTCCCTATTACCGGATTTGCGGTCCTTGTCCTCCTTTATTTGTCCTTTCTTTCCGCGGCAGCCTTTGTCCTCTGGAATAATGTCATGAAGTATAACAAGGTGGGACATATCTCCATGTACTTATTCCTGATTCCGGTCTTTGGCGTTACCTTATCGGCGGCCATCTTAGGTGAGCCTTTGCATGAGTTAGTCCTATTAGCTCTAGCTTTGGTTGTCGCTGGGATTGTCATTGTGAACCGCCCTCATGCAGAGAAAACTGTGAAGCTAAAAAGAGAAGCAAGATCCTAG
- a CDS encoding DUF1499 domain-containing protein translates to MSWTRTLMGLWKNHEETSEHSPSPKLRTPYYNIRKEQVIETVLKTLSTLPDWSIIHKDLERGEIMVEKRHPLFGSEDIVISVYGVSGSESALDIVSAKRGAGGDFGSSYRNITTFLNKLHKEIKPK, encoded by the coding sequence ATGTCATGGACTAGGACACTCATGGGACTCTGGAAAAATCATGAGGAAACAAGTGAACATTCCCCATCTCCGAAATTAAGAACCCCTTACTATAATATCCGTAAGGAACAAGTGATCGAGACTGTCCTCAAGACATTATCCACACTGCCTGATTGGAGCATTATTCATAAGGATCTGGAACGGGGGGAGATTATGGTGGAGAAGAGGCATCCATTGTTTGGGAGTGAAGATATTGTGATTTCCGTCTATGGCGTCTCTGGGTCTGAATCGGCTCTTGACATCGTTTCAGCTAAGCGGGGAGCAGGAGGAGATTTCGGTTCGAGTTATCGAAACATTACAACATTTTTAAACAAACTACATAAAGAAATCAAACCCAAATAG
- a CDS encoding bifunctional 2-polyprenyl-6-hydroxyphenol methylase/3-demethylubiquinol 3-O-methyltransferase UbiG — MMAEQDRQKWNEKYKEKINNDSVPIGNGTLRALSTHLVGGEGLDVACGLGSNSLYLANLGYRMTALDVSDVAIDYLRARAKEDGLSITAKQVDLDHIEWPERAYDLVVVTYFLDRQLLQRLEDTVKPGGFLFMETFYETSGTHPQMNPAFKLRPNEWRDRYQGWNIIYFSQDQEKGIQSLLACRPDRMA, encoded by the coding sequence ATGATGGCTGAACAAGACCGACAGAAGTGGAATGAAAAATATAAAGAGAAGATCAACAACGATAGTGTTCCAATAGGAAATGGAACACTGCGGGCCCTGTCCACCCATCTTGTCGGAGGTGAGGGCTTAGATGTTGCCTGTGGACTCGGGTCGAATAGCCTTTACTTAGCGAATCTAGGTTATCGCATGACTGCGCTCGATGTTTCGGATGTTGCAATTGATTATCTTCGAGCTCGAGCCAAAGAAGACGGGTTGTCCATTACCGCCAAACAGGTAGATCTAGATCATATAGAGTGGCCGGAAAGGGCTTATGATTTGGTGGTGGTGACTTATTTTCTCGATCGTCAGTTGCTTCAGAGGCTTGAAGACACAGTTAAGCCGGGAGGGTTCCTGTTTATGGAGACCTTTTATGAGACTTCGGGAACCCATCCTCAGATGAACCCTGCCTTTAAACTCAGGCCTAACGAATGGCGTGATCGTTATCAGGGTTGGAACATCATTTATTTTTCTCAAGACCAGGAGAAAGGAATTCAAAGTCTCCTCGCCTGTAGACCCGACCGAATGGCATAG
- the serC gene encoding 3-phosphoserine/phosphohydroxythreonine transaminase, whose product MKELIKRAHNFSAGPSALPLEVLQKAQEELTDFRGNGMSVMELSHRSAAFEEVHNQAIATLRSLLSISEDYEVLFLQGGASLQFSMVPMNFLQPDKSAAIVMTGAWSEKALEEAKYFGQPYEAASTKAENYRRIPTFDELKYKPSDAYVHITSNNTIFGTQWNDFPDTGDVPLIADMSSDILSKPFDVNKFALIYAGAQKNLGPSGVTVVIIRKDMIDKANKNIPTMLRYSTHAKNNSLYNTPPTFGIYMLGQVLEWAQGIGGLEAVAKRNQEKAALIYDAIDASQGFYVGHAEPNSRSLMNITFRVSNEELEKKFLAEAKKEGFVGVNGHRSVGGCRASTYNAVPYESCLAFREFMLQFQKVNG is encoded by the coding sequence GTGAAAGAACTAATCAAGCGAGCCCACAACTTTAGTGCTGGTCCATCTGCCTTACCATTGGAAGTACTACAGAAAGCCCAAGAGGAACTTACTGATTTTAGAGGAAACGGCATGTCCGTTATGGAGCTAAGCCACCGTAGTGCCGCATTCGAAGAGGTGCACAATCAAGCGATTGCTACCTTGCGTTCCTTATTGTCTATTTCAGAAGACTATGAAGTTCTTTTCCTTCAAGGAGGGGCAAGCCTTCAATTTAGCATGGTCCCTATGAACTTCCTGCAACCGGACAAGTCCGCTGCCATCGTCATGACTGGAGCTTGGTCCGAGAAGGCACTCGAGGAAGCCAAGTACTTTGGTCAGCCTTATGAGGCCGCTAGCACGAAGGCAGAGAACTATCGTCGTATCCCAACCTTTGACGAACTTAAGTATAAGCCATCCGATGCTTATGTCCATATTACGTCTAACAACACCATCTTCGGTACGCAGTGGAATGATTTCCCCGACACGGGAGATGTTCCTTTAATTGCGGATATGTCAAGTGACATCTTGTCTAAGCCATTTGATGTGAACAAATTTGCCTTAATCTACGCTGGAGCCCAGAAGAATTTAGGACCATCCGGTGTTACTGTTGTCATCATCCGTAAGGATATGATTGATAAAGCGAACAAAAACATCCCAACAATGCTGCGCTACAGCACACATGCTAAGAACAACTCTTTATACAATACCCCGCCAACATTCGGGATCTATATGCTTGGACAAGTGTTAGAGTGGGCCCAGGGAATCGGTGGCTTAGAAGCAGTCGCAAAACGCAACCAAGAGAAGGCAGCTCTTATTTACGACGCCATCGATGCCAGTCAGGGCTTCTATGTAGGACACGCTGAGCCAAACAGTCGTTCGCTTATGAATATTACCTTCCGTGTAAGTAATGAAGAACTAGAGAAGAAGTTCTTAGCTGAGGCGAAGAAGGAAGGTTTTGTGGGTGTGAATGGACACCGCTCGGTTGGCGGTTGCCGTGCTTCTACTTACAATGCTGTACCTTATGAATCTTGCTTAGCTTTCCGCGAGTTTATGCTTCAGTTCCAGAAGGTTAACGGATAG
- a CDS encoding metal ABC transporter permease: protein MSHGAWIILIGSLVASSCGFIGCFLILRKMSMLGDAISHAILPGIVLAFLISQSMDGIVMLVGATIVGLLTAFFIQTLHNSGVQSDAAIGVTFTALFSFGVVLVSLYTSQVHLDLQHVLYGEIAYAPWELVTLAGIEWPRAVWMMGGVFILTMLLVGLFYKEIKLASFDSQLAAALGVPVVLIHYLLMGLVSMNTVAAFESVGAILVVAMLVTPGATAYLLTDRLSRMLLLSIGFGTLASFGGYYTAVLWDVSISGSISCIALLLFVLAFFFSPREGLVSKWLSNKKLQKEHTIKA from the coding sequence ATGAGCCACGGAGCCTGGATCATTCTCATTGGTTCTTTAGTTGCCTCCTCCTGCGGATTTATCGGATGCTTCTTGATTTTGAGGAAAATGTCCATGCTTGGAGATGCCATTAGTCATGCCATCCTCCCAGGCATCGTTCTCGCCTTTTTAATCAGCCAAAGCATGGATGGCATCGTCATGTTGGTTGGAGCCACGATTGTAGGATTACTTACTGCGTTTTTTATACAAACCTTACACAATAGTGGCGTACAGTCTGACGCGGCGATCGGCGTTACCTTTACCGCTTTATTTTCCTTTGGGGTAGTCCTTGTTTCTCTTTACACCTCACAAGTACACCTGGATCTTCAACACGTATTATACGGGGAGATTGCCTATGCACCGTGGGAATTAGTAACACTTGCGGGCATCGAATGGCCAAGAGCGGTCTGGATGATGGGCGGTGTGTTTATCCTTACGATGTTGCTTGTCGGGCTCTTTTATAAGGAGATCAAACTTGCTTCCTTTGACTCTCAACTCGCAGCCGCTCTTGGTGTCCCCGTAGTCCTCATCCATTACCTTCTCATGGGTTTGGTTTCCATGAACACGGTCGCCGCTTTTGAAAGCGTAGGCGCCATCTTAGTGGTGGCGATGCTCGTCACTCCGGGTGCTACGGCCTACCTATTAACCGACCGATTAAGTCGTATGCTTCTTTTAAGTATAGGTTTTGGAACTCTGGCTTCCTTCGGTGGCTACTACACAGCCGTATTATGGGATGTTTCCATATCCGGTTCCATCTCCTGCATAGCTTTGCTGCTGTTTGTCCTAGCCTTTTTCTTTTCTCCTCGTGAGGGTCTTGTCTCAAAATGGCTGTCCAATAAAAAGCTGCAAAAAGAACATACGATCAAAGCTTAA
- a CDS encoding metal ABC transporter permease — protein sequence MEFVVHLFDNPNASWVITGCLLLGLSSGVLGCFALFKKYSLMGDAVAHAALPGICLAYMLYGTKSIGLFMIGASLAGLLGALCIGQISAHTKIKPDTAMAVILTGFFGIGIVLLTKISQSGNASQSGLDAFLFGKAASLVGIDVQVISVVAFILLAVTFFLFKELKLLCFDPQFGKGIGLPMGALNTLLMLMIVLAVVIGLQAVGVVLMAAMLIIPSVAARYWTEKLNYMVILSGTFGALSGILGTILSALTPNLPTGPVIVLAATFMFFLSLLFAPERGLLAKLLRHLKLRKKIVLENILQSLYDLSEKDYVKGKSPHTGYTIAQMKHLRPHHQTDIEKGLHDLRKQGLVVNTTESSKNNWSLSERGLQVAYSITLNDRLYEMLLMNQAQYGSIQVDQEKGRIQDQVSEQTLHELQGLLSDYNRKPQLIPQLAYKFDKKFRDYYEGAPSKGGDV from the coding sequence GTGGAATTTGTAGTTCATCTATTCGACAATCCGAATGCTAGTTGGGTCATCACCGGTTGCTTACTACTTGGACTGAGCAGTGGAGTATTAGGATGCTTTGCCTTGTTTAAGAAATACAGCCTGATGGGGGACGCTGTGGCCCACGCTGCTCTGCCTGGAATCTGTTTAGCCTACATGTTATACGGTACGAAGTCAATTGGCTTGTTTATGATTGGAGCTAGCCTGGCTGGTTTACTTGGAGCCTTGTGTATTGGTCAGATCTCTGCCCATACGAAGATTAAACCTGATACAGCGATGGCTGTCATCTTGACTGGATTCTTTGGGATTGGGATCGTGCTACTCACGAAGATCTCTCAGTCTGGTAATGCCAGTCAGAGTGGACTTGACGCTTTTTTATTCGGTAAAGCCGCCTCTCTAGTTGGGATTGACGTGCAGGTCATAAGCGTAGTAGCTTTCATTTTGCTCGCTGTCACCTTTTTCTTGTTCAAAGAGCTGAAGCTGCTTTGCTTCGATCCCCAATTCGGTAAAGGCATCGGATTACCCATGGGAGCCTTGAACACACTGCTCATGCTGATGATCGTTCTTGCCGTAGTCATTGGTCTTCAAGCTGTTGGTGTCGTCCTCATGGCTGCCATGTTAATTATACCGTCCGTGGCCGCCCGTTATTGGACAGAAAAACTGAATTACATGGTCATACTATCTGGAACATTCGGCGCTCTTTCCGGCATTCTCGGCACCATTCTCAGCGCTTTAACACCTAACCTGCCAACAGGTCCCGTGATCGTCCTGGCAGCAACCTTTATGTTTTTCCTGTCTCTACTGTTTGCACCAGAGAGAGGACTGCTAGCTAAATTGCTTCGTCATTTGAAATTGAGAAAGAAAATTGTATTGGAGAACATCCTCCAGTCCCTCTATGATTTAAGTGAAAAGGATTACGTCAAAGGAAAGTCCCCTCATACCGGTTATACCATCGCTCAGATGAAACATCTCCGTCCTCACCACCAGACAGATATCGAGAAGGGGCTTCATGATCTAAGAAAACAAGGGTTGGTTGTAAACACCACAGAGTCCTCGAAAAACAATTGGTCGCTGTCTGAAAGGGGGCTGCAAGTGGCTTACAGTATCACTCTTAACGATAGACTTTATGAAATGCTGCTTATGAATCAAGCACAATACGGCTCCATCCAAGTGGATCAAGAGAAGGGCAGAATTCAAGACCAAGTGTCGGAACAAACTTTACACGAACTACAAGGCCTTCTGTCGGATTATAACCGCAAACCCCAATTAATCCCTCAGCTCGCCTATAAGTTTGACAAAAAATTTAGAGATTATTACGAGGGTGCCCCTTCGAAAGGAGGAGACGTATAA
- a CDS encoding metal ABC transporter ATP-binding protein has translation MQPAVSIENMTIAYHKKPVLREVSFDVPEGKLIGIVGPNGAGKSTLIKGALGLVPLASGSVQIYGLPYKSQRKLVGYVPQRESVDWDFPTNALDVVMMGRYGHVGMLKWLRSHDKEIALNCLEKVGMADFADRQISQLSGGQQQRVFLARALAQDAKIYFMDEPFVGVDAATEKAIIALLNELKAQGKTVLVVHHDLQTVKEYFDWVLLINMRKIAFGPTEEVFTHDNLQKTYGGRLHLTSEGLTAMSQG, from the coding sequence ATGCAGCCAGCTGTTTCGATAGAAAACATGACGATCGCTTATCATAAAAAACCTGTCTTGCGTGAAGTCAGCTTTGATGTACCTGAAGGAAAATTGATTGGTATAGTCGGCCCCAATGGGGCCGGAAAATCCACCTTAATTAAAGGAGCCTTAGGGTTAGTACCCCTAGCCTCGGGCTCCGTTCAAATCTATGGGTTACCCTATAAGTCCCAACGAAAATTGGTTGGCTATGTGCCACAAAGAGAGTCAGTAGACTGGGATTTCCCTACGAATGCCTTAGATGTAGTCATGATGGGGCGATACGGCCATGTCGGTATGCTGAAGTGGCTTCGCTCTCATGATAAAGAGATTGCTCTGAATTGCCTTGAAAAGGTAGGCATGGCTGACTTTGCCGACCGGCAGATTAGCCAGCTATCAGGCGGTCAGCAGCAGCGGGTATTTCTAGCAAGGGCCTTGGCTCAAGATGCCAAAATCTACTTCATGGATGAGCCGTTTGTTGGGGTGGATGCCGCAACCGAAAAAGCAATTATCGCCTTACTCAATGAGTTGAAGGCTCAGGGAAAAACCGTTTTAGTCGTCCATCATGACCTACAAACGGTAAAAGAATATTTTGATTGGGTGCTTCTGATCAATATGAGAAAGATCGCTTTTGGACCGACAGAAGAGGTATTTACCCACGATAATCTACAAAAAACTTACGGAGGCCGTCTGCACTTAACGAGTGAAGGGCTCACGGCCATGTCACAAGGGTAG
- a CDS encoding metal ABC transporter solute-binding protein, Zn/Mn family, translated as MTRLKLVAMSLLLIAGLFLTACSTTNNNTPSAQDNTIQVTATTGMIADIAANVGGEFVTVNALMGPGVDPHLYKASQGDIAKLEEADIILYNGLNLEGKMADIFVRMASKKPAVQVTELIDEGALKEPPEFDGHYDPHVWFDVQLWMKVVERVRDAFIELDPTHKNGYTENAAAYLSQLEELDQYAKEQLALIPKESRVLVTAHDAFGYLGDAYDLEVLGLQGISTDAEYGLADVQELVDLLAQRNIKAVFVESSVSSKAIEAVVEGAKKKGHQVTIGGELFSDAMGDKGTEEGTYIGMVRHNIDTIVSALK; from the coding sequence ATGACTCGTCTCAAACTGGTGGCCATGAGTCTGCTTCTTATCGCTGGCTTATTTCTCACGGCCTGTTCCACAACAAACAATAACACCCCTTCCGCACAGGACAATACCATTCAGGTGACCGCAACCACGGGGATGATTGCAGATATTGCTGCCAATGTAGGAGGTGAATTCGTTACGGTGAATGCCCTAATGGGACCGGGCGTTGATCCTCACTTGTATAAAGCCTCTCAAGGAGACATTGCCAAACTCGAAGAGGCGGACATCATCTTATACAATGGGCTGAACCTAGAAGGGAAAATGGCCGACATCTTTGTCCGAATGGCAAGCAAGAAGCCAGCTGTTCAAGTCACAGAACTCATTGACGAAGGAGCCTTGAAGGAGCCCCCAGAGTTTGACGGACATTACGATCCGCATGTCTGGTTTGATGTGCAGTTGTGGATGAAGGTGGTGGAACGAGTACGGGATGCCTTCATCGAGCTTGATCCCACTCATAAGAATGGTTATACAGAAAACGCGGCAGCTTACTTGAGCCAGCTTGAAGAGCTCGATCAATATGCAAAAGAGCAATTAGCGCTAATTCCTAAGGAATCTAGAGTGCTCGTAACCGCCCACGATGCCTTCGGGTATTTAGGAGATGCCTACGATCTGGAGGTTCTGGGCTTACAAGGAATAAGTACAGATGCAGAATACGGTCTCGCTGATGTTCAAGAGCTCGTCGATCTCTTAGCACAACGAAACATCAAAGCGGTCTTTGTGGAGTCTAGTGTTTCCTCGAAAGCGATTGAGGCCGTGGTAGAAGGAGCAAAGAAAAAAGGGCATCAAGTCACCATTGGTGGAGAACTATTTTCGGATGCCATGGGGGATAAGGGAACAGAGGAAGGCACCTACATCGGGATGGTCCGTCACAATATTGATACCATTGTGTCTGCCTTGAAATAG
- a CDS encoding bifunctional cystathionine gamma-lyase/homocysteine desulfhydrase, whose product MRMKTKLIHGGIDGDPQTGAVVVPIYQVSTYKQEGVGQHKGYEYSRTGNPTRFAVEKYIAEIEGGVRGFAFSSGMAALSSIIMLFNQGDHVVCGNDVYGGTFRVLSKVFNRMGIQASFVDTNDVAQMEAAIQDTTRAIMLETPSNPLMTVTDIQAVSQICKARGLKLIVDNTFMTPYWQNPLHLGADIVFHSATKYLGGHSDVVAGLVVVKDESVGEELHFIQNSVGAILGPHDSWLLLKGMKTLGVRMEEHERNANQIADWLNQRKDIAKVFYPGLADHPGHDIAAKQARGFGGTFSFDVGSGERADQVLRKVKWFTLAESLGAVESLISVPARMTHASIPAERRAQLGITDGLVRISVGIEDVEDLIEDLEMALR is encoded by the coding sequence ATGAGAATGAAGACCAAATTGATTCATGGCGGTATCGATGGAGACCCCCAAACAGGGGCCGTGGTTGTACCCATTTATCAAGTAAGTACATATAAGCAAGAGGGAGTAGGCCAACACAAAGGTTATGAATATTCAAGAACCGGCAACCCTACTCGATTTGCGGTTGAGAAATACATAGCTGAGATTGAAGGTGGTGTTCGAGGATTTGCGTTTAGTTCAGGTATGGCTGCTTTGTCCTCGATCATTATGTTATTTAACCAAGGAGATCATGTGGTGTGTGGGAATGACGTCTATGGGGGGACCTTCCGGGTCTTAAGCAAAGTGTTTAACCGAATGGGAATCCAAGCCAGTTTTGTGGATACAAACGATGTAGCCCAGATGGAAGCTGCGATTCAAGATACGACCAGAGCGATCATGCTAGAGACTCCAAGCAATCCTCTCATGACGGTAACGGATATCCAAGCTGTATCTCAAATTTGTAAAGCAAGAGGGTTAAAACTGATTGTCGATAACACCTTTATGACTCCTTATTGGCAAAATCCGCTTCACTTAGGGGCAGATATTGTCTTTCACAGCGCCACGAAATACCTAGGAGGCCACAGCGATGTGGTAGCCGGCTTAGTTGTGGTCAAGGATGAATCGGTTGGGGAAGAGCTTCACTTTATCCAGAACTCCGTGGGTGCCATTCTCGGTCCCCATGACTCCTGGCTGCTGCTTAAGGGCATGAAAACCTTAGGAGTAAGGATGGAGGAGCACGAACGCAATGCCAATCAAATTGCAGATTGGCTGAATCAGCGAAAAGATATTGCTAAAGTTTTTTATCCCGGCTTAGCTGATCATCCTGGTCATGATATCGCCGCGAAGCAAGCTCGTGGGTTCGGGGGTACGTTTTCCTTTGATGTCGGCAGTGGGGAGCGTGCAGATCAAGTCTTACGGAAGGTGAAGTGGTTTACGTTAGCGGAAAGTCTTGGAGCGGTGGAAAGTCTCATTTCTGTTCCGGCTCGCATGACCCATGCTTCTATTCCAGCAGAACGACGGGCACAGCTAGGGATTACCGATGGATTAGTGCGAATTTCCGTCGGGATCGAGGATGTGGAGGATTTGATTGAGGATTTGGAGATGGCATTGAGGTAG
- the cysK gene encoding cysteine synthase A: MQVHQGVKSLIGNTPIIELTQFPLPNQVRLFAKLEYFNPGGSVKDRLGIELIRDAEEKGLLKEGGTIVEPTAGNTGIGLALAAVGTSYRVLFVVPEKFSQEKQELMRALGAEVINTPTELGIKGAIEKAKELEIELGAYCPQQFANPANPMAHYKTTGPEIWNQMEGHIDIFIAGAGSGGTFMGCAQYLKEQNPKIKTVIVEPEGSILAGGESGPHKTEGIGMEFLPTYMDPSYFDEIYSVLDQDAFALVAQLARREGVLVGSSSGAALYAALQEARKAKPGSHIVTLFPDSSERYLSKKIYQGGI, translated from the coding sequence ATGCAGGTTCACCAAGGCGTAAAATCTCTAATCGGAAACACCCCCATCATTGAGTTAACGCAGTTTCCTTTGCCAAATCAGGTTCGTTTATTTGCCAAACTGGAGTACTTTAATCCGGGAGGAAGCGTGAAGGATCGCTTAGGCATAGAGTTAATCCGGGATGCAGAGGAAAAAGGACTTCTAAAAGAAGGCGGAACGATTGTCGAACCAACAGCGGGCAATACGGGGATTGGACTTGCCTTGGCTGCTGTCGGGACAAGCTACCGTGTCCTATTCGTCGTCCCGGAGAAATTCTCCCAGGAAAAACAGGAACTAATGAGAGCCCTTGGAGCAGAGGTGATCAACACCCCCACCGAGCTAGGAATTAAAGGGGCTATTGAAAAAGCGAAGGAACTCGAAATAGAGTTAGGTGCATACTGTCCACAGCAATTTGCGAATCCCGCCAACCCCATGGCCCACTATAAAACAACGGGACCAGAGATCTGGAATCAAATGGAGGGTCATATCGATATATTCATTGCCGGTGCGGGTTCAGGCGGCACCTTCATGGGATGCGCCCAATATCTAAAGGAGCAGAACCCCAAAATCAAGACTGTCATAGTCGAGCCAGAAGGCTCCATTCTCGCCGGGGGAGAATCAGGTCCCCATAAAACAGAAGGAATTGGAATGGAGTTCTTGCCCACGTATATGGATCCAAGCTACTTTGACGAGATTTATTCCGTACTCGATCAAGACGCGTTTGCCCTTGTCGCCCAATTAGCTAGAAGAGAAGGGGTACTCGTTGGCAGTTCTTCCGGTGCAGCCTTGTATGCGGCCCTGCAAGAGGCGAGAAAAGCCAAACCAGGAAGCCACATCGTAACCCTCTTCCCGGACAGTAGCGAGAGATACTTAAGCAAGAAAATTTATCAAGGAGGTATTTGA